A stretch of Pseudomonas sp. CCC3.1 DNA encodes these proteins:
- a CDS encoding coniferyl aldehyde dehydrogenase — protein sequence MSADSAHHHASSLLPSDLQPLFATQRKAYAEHPYPPIAQRQQWLKSLRRILSDEREVLIDAISQDFSHRSADETLFAELMPSLHSIDYTLKHLKRWMRPSSRRVGVMFQPASAKVVYQPLGVVGIIVPWNYPLYLAMGPLIGALAAGNRVMLKLSEFTPATGRLLKDLLGRIFPEDLVTVVLGDAEVAVAFSSLAFDHLLFTGSTHVGRLVMRAAAENLTPVTLELGGKSPAIVSADVPLKDAAQRIAWGKTLNAGQTCIAPDYVLVPQDRVEGFIDAYRQAVHGFYPTLTDNPDYTAIISERQVARLEHLQTDATLKGARLIPLYAQGQGQRMPHALLLDVNDDMQVMQDEIFGPLLPVVAYSTLAQALAYINARPRPLALYYFGYDKAEQQRVIQDTHSGGVCINETLLHVAIDDLPFGGVGHSGMGHYHGHEGFLTFSHAKGVLIKQRWNSSLTIYPPYGRQLVRLIQKLFIH from the coding sequence ATGTCTGCCGACAGTGCCCACCACCACGCATCCTCTCTCCTGCCGAGTGACCTCCAGCCCCTTTTCGCCACACAGCGTAAGGCCTACGCAGAACATCCATATCCGCCAATAGCACAACGCCAGCAATGGTTGAAAAGTCTACGCCGAATATTGAGTGATGAGCGCGAAGTTTTAATCGACGCCATCAGCCAGGACTTCAGCCACCGCAGCGCTGATGAGACCTTGTTTGCCGAGCTGATGCCCAGCCTGCACAGCATTGATTACACCCTCAAGCATTTGAAGCGCTGGATGAGGCCCTCATCGCGCCGCGTGGGCGTAATGTTCCAGCCCGCCAGTGCCAAGGTGGTGTACCAGCCACTGGGCGTGGTCGGGATTATCGTGCCGTGGAACTACCCGCTGTACCTGGCGATGGGACCGTTGATTGGCGCTTTGGCGGCAGGCAATCGGGTCATGCTCAAACTCAGCGAATTCACCCCGGCCACTGGCCGATTGCTTAAAGATTTGCTGGGGAGGATCTTTCCCGAAGACTTGGTCACCGTTGTCCTGGGGGATGCAGAGGTGGCCGTGGCGTTTTCGAGCCTGGCGTTCGATCACCTGCTGTTCACCGGCTCGACCCATGTCGGCAGGCTGGTGATGCGCGCTGCGGCTGAAAACCTCACCCCGGTCACCCTGGAACTGGGCGGCAAATCACCCGCCATCGTGTCGGCCGATGTACCGCTCAAAGACGCGGCCCAGCGCATTGCCTGGGGTAAAACCCTGAATGCCGGGCAAACCTGTATCGCGCCGGATTACGTGCTGGTGCCGCAAGACCGGGTCGAAGGTTTTATCGACGCTTACCGCCAGGCCGTTCATGGGTTTTACCCCACCTTGACCGATAACCCGGACTACACCGCGATCATCAGCGAACGCCAAGTGGCGCGCCTTGAGCACTTGCAAACAGACGCCACGCTCAAGGGCGCCCGGCTGATCCCGCTGTACGCACAAGGCCAGGGTCAGCGCATGCCCCACGCCCTGTTGCTGGATGTAAACGACGATATGCAGGTCATGCAGGACGAGATCTTCGGCCCGCTGCTGCCAGTGGTGGCCTACAGCACGCTTGCGCAGGCGCTGGCCTACATCAACGCCAGGCCTCGTCCGCTCGCGCTGTATTACTTCGGCTACGACAAGGCCGAACAGCAGCGCGTAATCCAGGACACCCACTCCGGCGGCGTCTGCATCAACGAAACCCTGCTGCATGTGGCTATCGACGACCTGCCTTTTGGCGGCGTCGGGCATTCGGGGATGGGGCACTACCATGGTCACGAAGGCTTTTTGACCTTCAGCCACGCCAAAGGCGTTTTGATCAAACAGCGCTGGAACAGTTCGCTGACGATCTATCCGCCTTATGGCCGACAACTGGTGCGCCTGATTCAAAAGCTGTTTATCCACTAG
- a CDS encoding TetR/AcrR family transcriptional regulator, protein MAARLKTSQRIVNNSLELFNQLGERSVSTNHIAAHMEISPGNLYYHFPNKQAIISVLFGEYEALVLGFLHPPEGRLPGVGDKRDYLRHLLNAMWRYRFLYRDIEHLLHSDTELAVRYRRFSEQCLRQGRAIFTGFVTAGILDMTPLQIESLTLNAWIILTSWIGFLCTSSENRDQLSEQAIKRGVYQLLVLESGFVTDQYRHAVDELIKEYYVPLEQAMDVH, encoded by the coding sequence ATGGCCGCACGATTAAAAACCAGCCAGCGAATCGTTAATAACAGCCTTGAACTGTTTAACCAGCTGGGCGAGCGCAGTGTCAGCACCAACCACATTGCCGCCCACATGGAAATTTCGCCGGGTAATTTGTATTACCACTTCCCGAACAAGCAGGCGATTATCTCGGTGTTGTTTGGTGAGTACGAGGCGCTGGTATTGGGGTTTTTACACCCGCCAGAAGGGCGTTTGCCCGGCGTCGGCGACAAGCGCGATTACTTGAGGCATCTGCTGAATGCCATGTGGCGCTACCGGTTCTTGTACCGCGATATTGAGCACCTGCTGCACAGCGACACGGAGCTGGCGGTTCGCTATCGCCGCTTCTCCGAGCAATGCCTGCGGCAGGGGCGAGCGATCTTTACGGGGTTTGTGACAGCGGGAATCCTGGACATGACGCCACTGCAGATTGAATCGTTGACCCTCAATGCCTGGATCATTCTTACCTCGTGGATCGGCTTTTTGTGCACCAGCAGTGAGAACCGTGACCAGCTATCCGAGCAGGCTATCAAGCGCGGGGTTTACCAACTGCTGGTGCTGGAGTCAGGCTTCGTCACCGATCAGTACCGTCACGCGGTCGATGAGTTGATCAAGGAGTATTACGTTCCGCTGGAACAGGCAATGGACGTACATTAA
- a CDS encoding sulfurtransferase, with protein sequence MPVAQLISPQALNERQAQPGLVILDCRFALEDPDYGRSSYAEGHIAGAQFADLERDLSGPVIKGVTGRHPLPKPDFLLERLRAWGINDDSDVVLYDDGPGAFAARAWWLLAWLGKRDGVFLLDGGLKAWQAAGFPLSLDASVTQLGTFNGKPDNSVLLSAEQLQERLGEPGLTLIDARAMPRFRGEVEPLDPVAGHIPGAQCAAFAENLDSTGRFLPAEQLKQRFAEQLAGRSPEELVAYCGSGVTACHNLFALGLAGYPLGKLYAGSWSEWINDPARGVATGD encoded by the coding sequence ATGCCCGTTGCTCAACTGATCAGCCCTCAAGCCTTGAATGAGCGTCAGGCTCAGCCTGGGCTGGTCATTCTGGATTGCCGTTTTGCGCTGGAAGACCCGGACTATGGCCGCAGCAGCTATGCCGAAGGGCATATTGCCGGGGCGCAGTTTGCTGATCTTGAGCGGGACCTGAGCGGGCCGGTGATCAAAGGCGTGACGGGCCGCCATCCGCTGCCTAAGCCGGATTTTTTGCTTGAGCGTTTACGCGCGTGGGGCATCAACGACGACAGTGATGTGGTGCTGTATGACGATGGTCCGGGTGCTTTTGCGGCCCGTGCCTGGTGGCTGTTGGCCTGGCTGGGCAAACGCGACGGTGTATTTCTTCTCGATGGCGGGCTAAAGGCCTGGCAGGCGGCAGGTTTTCCGCTGAGTCTGGATGCCTCTGTTACTCAGCTCGGAACCTTCAATGGCAAACCCGACAACAGCGTGCTGTTGAGTGCCGAGCAACTGCAAGAACGCCTTGGCGAGCCGGGTCTGACCTTGATTGACGCTCGCGCCATGCCGCGTTTTCGTGGCGAGGTTGAGCCCCTCGATCCCGTGGCTGGGCACATTCCGGGCGCGCAGTGTGCAGCGTTTGCTGAAAATCTCGACAGTACGGGGCGCTTCTTGCCCGCTGAACAACTGAAACAGCGCTTTGCCGAACAATTGGCAGGCCGTTCGCCCGAAGAACTGGTGGCGTATTGCGGCTCTGGCGTGACAGCGTGCCACAACCTGTTTGCACTGGGATTGGCCGGTTACCCGTTAGGCAAGCTGTATGCAGGCTCGTGGAGTGAGTGGATCAATGACCCCGCACGTGGCGTAGCAACCGGGGATTGA
- a CDS encoding AraC family transcriptional regulator, which yields MNHETEESIRFWQAPPLNGVELLTARYIEHRFVPHVHDGFVIGMIMAGAQRYRYRGAEHLAPTGTLVLINPDEVHNGYKGHDAGWHYRAFYPDNAQLHGLLEELELPATHLPTFNETLLHDSDLFKGLHQLHQLLEGPESALHQQTVWRHMMLALLNRHARLPMPGKPGVEHRAVSQAKELLQARLAEPPSLEELAAAVNLSAFHFARVFQRATGMPPHTWLMQQRIAHARALLQQGCLPLQVATQLGFADQSHLSRQFKKVYGVGPGAYRAASSQA from the coding sequence ATGAACCACGAAACGGAAGAATCGATCCGCTTTTGGCAAGCACCGCCGCTCAACGGCGTCGAACTGCTGACGGCGCGCTACATCGAACACCGTTTCGTGCCCCACGTACACGATGGTTTTGTGATCGGCATGATCATGGCCGGTGCCCAGCGCTACCGCTATCGCGGGGCCGAACACCTGGCACCGACTGGCACGCTGGTGCTGATCAACCCCGACGAAGTTCACAACGGTTACAAAGGCCATGATGCGGGCTGGCACTATCGTGCGTTTTATCCGGACAACGCGCAGTTACACGGGCTGCTGGAAGAGCTGGAGCTGCCCGCCACCCACTTGCCGACCTTCAATGAAACGCTGCTGCACGACTCAGACTTGTTCAAGGGTTTGCACCAATTGCATCAACTGCTCGAAGGTCCGGAATCTGCACTGCACCAGCAAACGGTCTGGCGCCACATGATGCTCGCCCTGCTCAATCGCCACGCCCGCCTGCCTATGCCGGGCAAGCCTGGGGTTGAGCACCGCGCAGTCAGCCAGGCCAAGGAGTTGCTGCAGGCGCGACTGGCCGAGCCGCCTTCGCTGGAAGAACTGGCGGCGGCGGTCAACTTGTCAGCGTTTCATTTTGCCCGCGTGTTTCAACGAGCGACCGGCATGCCGCCGCACACCTGGCTGATGCAGCAACGCATAGCCCATGCACGGGCGTTGTTACAGCAGGGATGTTTACCGTTACAGGTGGCCACGCAACTGGGCTTTGCCGACCAAAGCCACCTGAGCCGACAGTTTAAAAAGGTCTATGGCGTAGGCCCCGGTGCGTATCGGGCGGCCAGTTCCCAGGCCTGA
- a CDS encoding hydrolase yields MFTPASGFSNPHLQTLWGPLWRTKPVISHQRERLWLKDGDFVDLDWHGTPAANAPVVLVLHGLTGSSGSHYVLGLQTALATQGWTSVALNWRGCSGEPNLLTRSYHSGASEDLAEVVAQLRAKHPLAPLYAVGYSLGGNVLLKYLGESGSESGLHGAVAVSVPFRLDQCADRIGMGFSKVYQAHFMREMLAYLKLKQHRFQRDDKHESLATLAKLGSVKSLSKMRTFWEFDDRVTAPLNGYLNVEDYYRRASSRYFLGTIDTPTLIIQSEDDPFVFKHSIPNASELSASTQLELHAKGGHVGFFGGSARKPDYYLERRIPQWLSGLRGEPT; encoded by the coding sequence CTGTTCACTCCAGCTTCAGGCTTCAGCAACCCTCATTTGCAAACATTATGGGGGCCGCTGTGGCGCACCAAACCCGTCATTAGCCATCAGCGAGAGCGTCTGTGGCTAAAAGACGGCGACTTTGTGGACCTGGACTGGCACGGCACGCCCGCAGCCAATGCGCCGGTGGTGCTGGTGCTGCATGGCCTCACGGGTTCTTCGGGGTCGCACTATGTGCTGGGTTTGCAAACCGCACTCGCGACACAAGGCTGGACCAGTGTCGCGCTGAACTGGCGCGGCTGCTCTGGCGAGCCCAACCTGCTGACCCGCAGCTACCATTCCGGCGCCAGCGAGGACCTGGCTGAAGTCGTGGCGCAGTTGCGGGCCAAGCACCCGTTAGCGCCGCTGTATGCCGTGGGCTATTCGCTGGGGGGCAATGTGCTGCTCAAGTATTTGGGCGAGTCGGGCAGCGAAAGCGGCCTGCATGGCGCGGTCGCGGTGTCGGTACCGTTTCGTCTGGATCAGTGCGCCGACCGCATTGGCATGGGCTTTTCAAAGGTGTATCAGGCGCATTTCATGCGCGAGATGCTGGCTTACCTGAAACTCAAGCAACACCGGTTCCAGCGCGATGACAAACACGAAAGCCTGGCCACGCTGGCTAAATTGGGCTCCGTAAAGTCATTGAGCAAAATGCGCACCTTCTGGGAGTTCGACGACCGGGTCACAGCGCCACTGAACGGCTACCTCAATGTCGAGGATTACTACCGCCGGGCGTCGAGCCGCTACTTTCTTGGCACCATCGACACGCCAACCCTGATTATTCAGTCCGAAGACGATCCCTTCGTGTTCAAGCACAGCATCCCCAACGCTAGCGAACTGTCAGCGAGCACCCAACTGGAGTTGCACGCCAAGGGCGGGCATGTCGGATTCTTTGGCGGCTCTGCGAGAAAACCCGATTACTACCTTGAACGCCGTATTCCGCAATGGCTGAGCGGGCTAAGGGGCGAGCCAACGTGA
- a CDS encoding pitrilysin family protein, protein MTFAAEKPTHAYTLDNGLLVIVRQDHRTPDICASLSHKVGTDHERPNQRGLAYLAGGATFKDKDLERKIGAVANGWIDYHLSTYSLEAPSADLQTVLQLLAARMEPQTLSQERLDKGIKRTQELEEGEPYFSSDYWMTMPFEQLIFPQARKAYKFGNIDDLARVTVADVLRWHEEGYAPNNSVLVIAGDTTLEDIQPLIQRLFGDIKPFNSLTPTEQPAHIYTGEPRRLVQHLDTPLPRLQMAFNTPSLATPGATNDIRVLQVISALLTKGPEAWLPLRLSEGKDTLYSVVSQLPIFRPNDDLFLLAATLGAESSLSLQQVELEIKQLLESLKHRALDAETLTYGQQQALESLAERDTLELQASLLGNLAAIGQPLELIDSEAEQIQNVTADDIQRVANMYFSPERLSVAHSLPRES, encoded by the coding sequence ATGACCTTTGCTGCTGAAAAACCGACTCACGCCTACACACTGGATAACGGCCTGCTGGTAATCGTGCGCCAGGACCACCGTACGCCAGACATTTGTGCCTCGCTGTCCCACAAGGTGGGCACCGACCATGAACGCCCAAACCAGCGCGGGCTGGCGTATCTGGCAGGTGGCGCGACCTTCAAGGACAAAGACCTTGAGCGAAAAATCGGCGCCGTGGCCAACGGCTGGATTGATTATCACCTCAGTACCTACAGCCTCGAAGCGCCCAGCGCCGATCTGCAGACAGTGCTGCAATTGCTCGCCGCCAGAATGGAGCCTCAGACGCTGTCCCAGGAGCGGCTCGATAAAGGCATCAAGCGCACTCAAGAACTCGAAGAGGGCGAACCGTACTTCAGTTCCGACTACTGGATGACCATGCCGTTCGAGCAACTGATTTTTCCTCAAGCACGCAAAGCGTACAAATTCGGCAATATCGACGACCTTGCACGCGTGACGGTGGCCGACGTCCTGCGCTGGCATGAAGAAGGTTACGCGCCCAATAATTCGGTTCTGGTCATCGCTGGCGATACGACGCTCGAAGACATCCAGCCATTGATCCAGCGCCTGTTTGGCGACATCAAGCCCTTCAACAGTCTTACCCCGACAGAGCAGCCCGCCCACATATATACAGGCGAGCCACGCCGGTTGGTCCAGCACCTCGATACGCCACTGCCACGGCTGCAAATGGCCTTTAATACGCCAAGCCTCGCAACCCCTGGCGCCACTAACGACATTCGCGTTCTGCAAGTGATCAGCGCCCTGCTGACCAAAGGTCCAGAGGCATGGCTGCCGTTACGTTTGTCTGAAGGCAAAGACACGCTGTACAGCGTGGTCAGCCAACTCCCGATCTTCCGCCCGAACGATGACCTCTTTCTGCTGGCGGCCACCCTGGGCGCAGAGTCATCGCTGTCACTGCAACAGGTAGAGCTGGAAATCAAACAGCTGCTGGAATCACTCAAACACCGCGCACTGGATGCCGAAACCTTGACGTACGGCCAACAGCAGGCCCTTGAAAGCCTGGCAGAGCGGGACACCCTGGAGTTACAGGCCTCGCTCCTTGGCAACCTGGCCGCCATCGGGCAACCATTGGAGTTGATCGACAGTGAAGCAGAGCAGATCCAAAACGTGACGGCAGATGACATCCAGCGTGTGGCCAACATGTACTTCAGCCCGGAGCGCTTGAGCGTCGCGCATAGCCTGCCGCGCGAATCCTGA